The DNA window CAAGCAGCACATGATGGCCGATCCAGCTCAACTTGAGGCTGCCTTTGCCAAAGATCAAAATCCGTTTAATAGGAACAAGTCATTCGTGCATATTACCGACATGCGACTCCAGAGCGACGGGGTAACAATCGAAGTCTGCAGCATGTCCAAGGACGGCTTGTTGATCTGGAGCACACTCGAATCACGCCTAAGCGTGtacgacgaagacggcgaaaTCTTCTTCATGATGAGCCTCTTTTCACACATTGATTGCTGGTGTAAAGTAAGCCTACACGCCAAGTTGAACGTCGCGCCGCATTTACTGCTTGACTTTGTCAAGGATCGCGCATGGGTGAACGAAGCTGCAGAGCGAGATGCCCTACGGCGCATCACTGTGACGCAGCGCACATACGAGAGCACCATGGCCGAAGCACAAGCAGTAGAATTCTTCACGTCAGACAGCTTTAAAGCAATCTGGAGCAGCAAGCATCAGTAATACGTCATGGTCGACACGCGAGCCAAATCTGGGTTGCCGCTACTTCAGAACGTGGGAGTAGGTGAACGTGACAAGTCCAGCAACGATGTACTTCAGAGGCAAAGCTGGGAGGAAACCGTTGTGACGATTTTCCAGGACGCATGGGCCGACATGATGCCCGCACGAAGAAATGATGACGGGACTAAAACGGTTAATCACGAGGGCATCATCAACGCGGAACAGTTGAGAAGCTGTCAGCTAGGTAGAGGCAATCTTGGGAAGGGAAGTATTTGGGGGATATGATGCTTTAGAACCCATGTTGAGGTCACTTTCTTCGGTGCCGACCACCAGTGACAATTCGATGTAAATCGCATTTGAGTAGTAATACCGAAAGTCTCTTGAAGAAGAATGTCCCGCCTGGGCAGGGAGCGAGTACTACATGCAGTTCCTTGTTAATGCTACTGTCCCATCCGCCCCTCCCAAGTCCGCCGTGCGTTGATGCCCCGGTATTGACGAAAACTCCAAACACCAATCAAGCTTAGTATCCCTCCCCTGCTGTGTCCTATTTGCTCACCTACGGGCCCATATAACCGTGTGAGAGTGCGACACAAGCCCCTACCAACCCACAGCGTCAACCTGCCCGTTtgtgctggcggccatggagggGTCGCCCCaagcgggcgcggcggcgggagcgtcCCAGGATCCGGGCATGACATTGTTGGTATTAACCACGCTCGGCGCGGAGTTGTCCGTGCCTCCTGAGTCTCCCCACTGGGAGGCCGTCTTCGCGGGAGTGTCAGCCGtgtgggcgtcgccgccccagccgccggcgttgttgttgtcggcatggtcgttgtcgttgcccCAGCCGCTGTTTCCATTCGTCTCCCCGTTTTGGCCGTTGGAGGCGCTTCCCCAGCCTCCATCGTTGCCCGCGCCGTTGGTCTGCTGGGAGGAGTCCCAACCATGATTCTGATGATCAGTCGAACCCCACTGATTCTGTTGCTGGTCCGGGCTATTGTTCTGAGCATTGTTGCCCCATGCGCCTCCCGAAGACTTGCCAGCGCCGGTGTCACCTGGACCATCATTGCCCGGCACGGTTGCCTTCGCATCGGCATTCGAGCCGGCGGTTGCGTTTGCcttgctggcttggctggcgtTGGATGGGACTCGACTGCCATACGTGCTGAAAGTTGACCTGGTCCGCTTGGGAAGATAGGGGTTATCGTGGCCCTGGAATGCCTACGACGGTTAGCAGGGATGTTGGAGTGTCCTAACAGTATATCTCGCACCTGGAAGCCGCCTGGAGTGATATTGTTCTGCCCATCCTTGTCTCTGAGGTTGCTCGACGCTGTCCCACTCTTGTCCTCAACGAGGCTGAACACGCCCTGTGTTCCGGTTACATTGATGTCGGTAGCggtgttgttggcggcgtAAGCGTTATTGGTGTTGACGTCGGGCTGCCATGGTCCATATGTGCCGGCTTGATAACCCGTCAAAAATCCGGGCGGGGGGTACATAGAGCCCCAAGCAGGCATCGGCATGCCTTGGGTGACGGGTTCGTTGCCACCGCTCTGTTGGGGCGGTGCCTGGTTGAAGCCATGATAGTATGGGTTATGGAGAGGATGAGGCATGCCGATGGGCAGTGGACGAGCAGAGGCATCGCGGCGTGGGTATAAGCCTTGAGAGTAGTGGTTTCCATACACGGGTCCGTGATAGACCCGAAGAACGCCGTGCTCGGGATCATAATAGGCATTTGGTGGCGGGTCTTCAGGGCCCTCGATGACCTTCTCGGTTTGTACAACTTCTGCTCGGATCGGCTCAATAAGATGCGGACGGCGGGGGTGTGGCTTGAGATAAGCCTCGGGGTAGTCACCCTTCTTGTTGTCATGTCGCTGCTTACCAACCTCGTTTCTCTTTTCAGAATCCTTTTGTTTCTTTTTTGATTCCGTCTTTGCGGATTTGGATGGCTGTTCCTTGCTGTGTTGAGGTTCCTGTTTCTTCTGAGCCTTCTGTCCCTTGTCgctgcttgcttgcggcTGCTTCCCACTGCCCTTCTTGCTGGCTTTCTGCTTATTCTTCGCATTGTCTTTACTCGGAGGAGCATCCGATTCGTCTGCACTCGTCCTGCCGGTGTCAGaggcctcgtcatcggcctccGACGCATCATTCTTCTCTTTGGCCGCGGTGTCGGCATCCTTGCGGGGCTTTGCCTGCTTGCCGTGTTTTTTGCCTTTGCGGGTGCTGTCAGTACTTGACTGAGATGCTTCCGAATCGCTCGCACATTGCTTCTCTGAATCCTTGGCGTTGGAGCCGGCTCTTTTGCGGCGTTGTGCGCATTTGGCACACT is part of the Purpureocillium takamizusanense chromosome 7, complete sequence genome and encodes:
- a CDS encoding uncharacterized protein (COG:S~EggNog:ENOG503P464), which gives rise to MTQRKGLGGKYPATFSEWVCGISIEDALGPRNPPQPPPQRKVVRVEITTDDETEEDSLKVTYPRTSRVSSRQEPDVIVKKVRFEDTPKKSALKKTATVVTESDTDPSSKDGAADSESSDTAPEKTSDPDKNGTDQSTSEASSDTEGSSKCAKCAQRRKRAGSNAKDSEKQCASDSEASQSSTDSTRKGKKHGKQAKPRKDADTAAKEKNDASEADDEASDTGRTSADESDAPPSKDNAKNKQKASKKGSGKQPQASSDKGQKAQKKQEPQHSKEQPSKSAKTESKKKQKDSEKRNEVGKQRHDNKKGDYPEAYLKPHPRRPHLIEPIRAEVVQTEKVIEGPEDPPPNAYYDPEHGVLRVYHGPVYGNHYSQGLYPRRDASARPLPIGMPHPLHNPYYHGFNQAPPQQSGGNEPVTQGMPMPAWGSMYPPPGFLTGYQAGTYGPWQPDVNTNNAYAANNTATDINVTGTQGVFSLVEDKSGTASSNLRDKDGQNNITPGGFQAFQGHDNPYLPKRTRSTFSTYGSRVPSNASQASKANATAGSNADAKATVPGNDGPGDTGAGKSSGGAWGNNAQNNSPDQQQNQWGSTDHQNHGWDSSQQTNGAGNDGGWGSASNGQNGETNGNSGWGNDNDHADNNNAGGWGGDAHTADTPAKTASQWGDSGGTDNSAPSVVNTNNVMPGSWDAPAAAPAWGDPSMAASTNGQVDAVGW